From Salarias fasciatus chromosome 5, fSalaFa1.1, whole genome shotgun sequence, a single genomic window includes:
- the LOC115388992 gene encoding uncharacterized protein LOC115388992 isoform X8: MTVQLLLFVFICAFGKDNAHALLQPRVSVNSSLITETDSVTVSCHTSSDIPVSHCDFYHSTLNICQGLCVQTLTGAELLRRVKKISPAEVELKCSYSVKLGAIHSISPDSDSSTIMINNLLQPKLMVEPLEITETDPVTISCQLPPSVNLSTCYFEFSRQKPAKSPSCLKTLTGKELLSMAGQSSPSEVEVRCFYLDANQSPMSNISTVIIRIPRPELTGYPAVITEMDSVMLKCTTPSSFPVTGCYLKFMRTKVSQSISCERSLTGAELLFFAKQTSPAQVDLTCYYTVKHRGTDQISPDSHILSIRIGSMHEWTTTPMTVPFSVTTEWWKWMVLRVSCGLTLGIFLLGMTLFCSNRNDKYFHQRSQPNHTGDSVEMRNIGRLLPAGNDETFTEVIFEPVADSPAEDHQYATIPDEPAALFWKKPSLWHQSDTLNEG, encoded by the exons ATGactgttcagctgctgctgtttgtctttatAT GTGCTTTTGGCAAGGACAATGCACACG CCCTCCTTCAACCCAGAGTCTCAGTGAATTCATCGCTgatcacagagacagactcgGTCACAGTGAGCTGTCACACTTCATCGGATATTCCTGTGTCTCATTGTGATTTCTACCACTCGACCTTGAATATATGTCAAGGCTTGTGTGTTCAGACGCTGacaggagcagagctgctccGGAGGGTAAAGAAGATCTCACCTGCTGAGGTGGAACTGAAATGTTCTTATTCTGTAAAGCTTGGTGCAATTCATTCTATATCTCCAGACAGCGATTCATCAACCATCATGATAAACA ACCTTCTCCAACCAAAGCTGATGGTGGAACCACTGGAGATCACAGAGACAGATCCAGTCACAATCAGCTGTCAGCTTCCACCATCTGTTAATCTGTCAACATGTTATTTTGAATTTTCAAGACAAAAACCTGCCAAAAGTCCGTCTTGTTTGAAGACACTGACAGGAAAAGAACTGCTCTCAATGGCGGGGCAAAGCTCACCATCTGAAGTTGAAGTGAGATGTTTTTACCTGGATGCAAATCAATCTCCCATGAGCAACATTTCCACTGTCATCATACGCA TTCCTCGTCCTGAACTGACAGGATATCCTGCAGTGATCACAGAGATGGACTCAGTCATGTTAAAGTGCACGACTCCGTCATCTTTTCCCGTGACTGGGTGTTATTTGAAGTTCATGAGAACAAAAGTTTCACAGTCCATCTCCTGTGAACGGAGTCTAACAGGAGCTGAGCTTCTGTTTTTTGCAAAACAGACTTCACCTGCTCAGGTTGACCTAACATGTTATTACACTGTGAAGCACAGAGGAACAGACCAAATTTCTCCAGACAGCCACATCCTCTCCATCAGGATAGGAA GTATGCATGAGTGGACCACGACCCCGATGACTGTACCTTTCAGTGTGACCACAG AGTGGTGGAAATGGATGGTGCTTCGAGTAAGCTGTGGACTGACTCTGGGCATTTTCTTACTGGGAATGACACTTTTCTGCAGCAATAGAAATG aTAAATATTTTCACCAGAG atCTCAGCCCAACCACACTG GTGACTCTGTGGAGATGAGGAATATTGGAAGACTg CTGCCTGCAGGTAACGATGAGACCTTCACTGAAGTGATCTTTGAACCTGTTGCTGACTCTCCTGCAG AGGACCATCAGTATGCCACGATCCCTGATGAGCCAGCTGCACTGTTCTGGAAAAAACCCAGTTTGTGGCACCAATCAGACACACTGAATGAagggtga